In the genome of Neovison vison isolate M4711 chromosome 3, ASM_NN_V1, whole genome shotgun sequence, one region contains:
- the LOC122902377 gene encoding thiamine transporter 2-like isoform X2, translating to MNCCRTSPSNSWVFPTVNLCCFGFFSMMKPSEPFVVPYLAGPDKNISLGVITNEIFPIWTYSYLVLLLPVFILTDYVRYKPVIILQGVSFIITWLFLVFGQGLRAMQVLEFFYGMVSATEVAYYAYIYSVVSPEHYQKVSGYCRSITLVAYTAASVLAQLLVSLASLSYFCLNIISLASVSVAFLFSLLLPMPKKSMFFHAKPSTGASPKPGGRDAFLEEPQKGHKPVCQETFTFSRNLDDGSLSTPKPENVTLRVFVQWFQDLKECYSSEQLFYWSLWWAFSTAGFNQVLNYVQILWDYKAPSQSSTIYNGAVEALATFGGALAAFTAGCVKVNWDLLGEMALAVFSAVDAGSLLLMHYTNNIWVCYAGFVIFKSSYMLLITIAAFQVAVNLSVERYALVFGINTFIALVIQTVMTVAVVDNQGLGLPVSIQFLIYGSYFSIIAGIFLMRSIYIICSAKCGKEECMSTVTGQNPSEPENSMSD from the exons ATGAATTGTTGCCGGACATCACCAAGCAATTCCTGGGTTTTCCCCACAGTAAACCTCTGCTGCTTTGGATTTTTCTCAATGATGAAACCATCAGAACCGTTTGTGGTACCTTATTTAGCAGGACCAGATAAAAATATAAGCCTCGGTGTG ATCACAAATGAGATCTTCCCAATCTGGACATACTCTTACCTGGTGCTGCTGCTCCCCGTGTTCATCCTGACCGATTACGTCCGCTACAAGCCAGTCATCATCCTGCAAGGAGTCAGCTTCATCATCACCTGGCTGTTTCTTGTATTTGGCCAAGGATTAAGAGCCATGCAGGTGCTAGAGTTCTTCTATGGAATGGTCTCTGCCACCGAGGTGGCGTACTATGCCTACATTTACAGCGTGGTCAGCCCCGAGCACTACCAGAAAGTGAGCGGCTACTGCAGGAGCATCACGCTGGTGGCCTACACAGCAGCCTCGGTGCTGGCCCAGCTCCTGGTGTCCCTGGCCAGCCTCTCGTACTTTTGCCTCAACATCATATCTTTGGCCTCCGTCTCTGTGGCctttcttttctcacttctcCTACCAATGCCTAAGAAGAGCATGTTTTTTCATGCAAAACCCAGCACAGGGGCTTCTCCAAAACCAGGAGGAAGAGATGCTTTCTTAGAGGAACCTCAAAAGGGTCACAAACCAGTCTGCCAAGAAACATTCACCTTCTCAAGGAATCTGGATGATGGTTCGTTAAGCACTCCAAAGCCGGAAAACGTAACTTTGAGGGTTTTTGTGCAGTGGTTCCAAGATCTGAAGGAGTGCTACTCCTCAGAGCAACTTTTTTACTGGTCCCTGTGGTGGGCCTTCTCCACAGCAGGTTTCAATCAGGTTTTGAACTATGTTCAAATCCTGTGGGATTACAAGGCACCGTCCCAGAGTTCTACAATCTATAATGGAGCAGTAGAAGCCCTTGCAACCTTTGGAG GGGCTCTGGCAGCCTTCACAGCAGGCTGTGTGAAAGTCAACTGGGATCTCCTGGGAGAGATGGCCCTGGCAGTGTTCTCAGCAGTGGATGCCGGTTCTCTACTTCTCATGCATTACACAAATAATATTTGGGTGTGCTATGCTGGTTTTGTGATATTCAAGTCAAGTTACATGCTTCTCATAACAATAGCAGC ATTTCAGGTTGCTGTTAATCTCAGTGTGGAACGCTATGCCCTGGTGTTCGGAATCAACACCTTCATTGCCCTGGTGATCCAGACTGTCATGACTGTAGCTGTGGTTGACAACCAGGGACTGGGACTTCCGGTCAGCATCCAG tttttaatttatgggagttatttttctattattgctGGAATTTTCCTGATGAGAAGCATTTACATAATCTGTTCAGCCAAATGCGGAAAGGAAGAATGTATGTCTACTGTTACTGGTCAGAATCCAAGTGAACCGGAGAACTCAATGTCTG ATTAA
- the LOC122902377 gene encoding thiamine transporter 2-like isoform X1: MNCCRTSPSNSWVFPTVNLCCFGFFSMMKPSEPFVVPYLAGPDKNISLGVITNEIFPIWTYSYLVLLLPVFILTDYVRYKPVIILQGVSFIITWLFLVFGQGLRAMQVLEFFYGMVSATEVAYYAYIYSVVSPEHYQKVSGYCRSITLVAYTAASVLAQLLVSLASLSYFCLNIISLASVSVAFLFSLLLPMPKKSMFFHAKPSTGASPKPGGRDAFLEEPQKGHKPVCQETFTFSRNLDDGSLSTPKPENVTLRVFVQWFQDLKECYSSEQLFYWSLWWAFSTAGFNQVLNYVQILWDYKAPSQSSTIYNGAVEALATFGGALAAFTAGCVKVNWDLLGEMALAVFSAVDAGSLLLMHYTNNIWVCYAGFVIFKSSYMLLITIAAFQVAVNLSVERYALVFGINTFIALVIQTVMTVAVVDNQGLGLPVSIQFLIYGSYFSIIAGIFLMRSIYIICSAKCGKEECMSTVTGQNPSEPENSMSAELPPFLDKCINV; this comes from the exons ATGAATTGTTGCCGGACATCACCAAGCAATTCCTGGGTTTTCCCCACAGTAAACCTCTGCTGCTTTGGATTTTTCTCAATGATGAAACCATCAGAACCGTTTGTGGTACCTTATTTAGCAGGACCAGATAAAAATATAAGCCTCGGTGTG ATCACAAATGAGATCTTCCCAATCTGGACATACTCTTACCTGGTGCTGCTGCTCCCCGTGTTCATCCTGACCGATTACGTCCGCTACAAGCCAGTCATCATCCTGCAAGGAGTCAGCTTCATCATCACCTGGCTGTTTCTTGTATTTGGCCAAGGATTAAGAGCCATGCAGGTGCTAGAGTTCTTCTATGGAATGGTCTCTGCCACCGAGGTGGCGTACTATGCCTACATTTACAGCGTGGTCAGCCCCGAGCACTACCAGAAAGTGAGCGGCTACTGCAGGAGCATCACGCTGGTGGCCTACACAGCAGCCTCGGTGCTGGCCCAGCTCCTGGTGTCCCTGGCCAGCCTCTCGTACTTTTGCCTCAACATCATATCTTTGGCCTCCGTCTCTGTGGCctttcttttctcacttctcCTACCAATGCCTAAGAAGAGCATGTTTTTTCATGCAAAACCCAGCACAGGGGCTTCTCCAAAACCAGGAGGAAGAGATGCTTTCTTAGAGGAACCTCAAAAGGGTCACAAACCAGTCTGCCAAGAAACATTCACCTTCTCAAGGAATCTGGATGATGGTTCGTTAAGCACTCCAAAGCCGGAAAACGTAACTTTGAGGGTTTTTGTGCAGTGGTTCCAAGATCTGAAGGAGTGCTACTCCTCAGAGCAACTTTTTTACTGGTCCCTGTGGTGGGCCTTCTCCACAGCAGGTTTCAATCAGGTTTTGAACTATGTTCAAATCCTGTGGGATTACAAGGCACCGTCCCAGAGTTCTACAATCTATAATGGAGCAGTAGAAGCCCTTGCAACCTTTGGAG GGGCTCTGGCAGCCTTCACAGCAGGCTGTGTGAAAGTCAACTGGGATCTCCTGGGAGAGATGGCCCTGGCAGTGTTCTCAGCAGTGGATGCCGGTTCTCTACTTCTCATGCATTACACAAATAATATTTGGGTGTGCTATGCTGGTTTTGTGATATTCAAGTCAAGTTACATGCTTCTCATAACAATAGCAGC ATTTCAGGTTGCTGTTAATCTCAGTGTGGAACGCTATGCCCTGGTGTTCGGAATCAACACCTTCATTGCCCTGGTGATCCAGACTGTCATGACTGTAGCTGTGGTTGACAACCAGGGACTGGGACTTCCGGTCAGCATCCAG tttttaatttatgggagttatttttctattattgctGGAATTTTCCTGATGAGAAGCATTTACATAATCTGTTCAGCCAAATGCGGAAAGGAAGAATGTATGTCTACTGTTACTGGTCAGAATCCAAGTGAACCGGAGAACTCAATGTCTG
- the LOC122902377 gene encoding thiamine transporter 2-like isoform X3, with protein sequence MNCCRTSPSNSWVFPTVNLCCFGFFSMMKPSEPFVVPYLAGPDKNISLGVITNEIFPIWTYSYLVLLLPVFILTDYVRYKPVIILQGVSFIITWLFLVFGQGLRAMQVLEFFYGMVSATEVAYYAYIYSVVSPEHYQKVSGYCRSITLVAYTAASVLAQLLVSLASLSYFCLNIISLASVSVAFLFSLLLPMPKKSMFFHAKPSTGASPKPGGRDAFLEEPQKGHKPVCQETFTFSRNLDDGSLSTPKPENVTLRVFVQWFQDLKECYSSEQLFYWSLWWAFSTAGFNQVLNYVQILWDYKAPSQSSTIYNGAVEALATFGGALAAFTAGCVKVNWDLLGEMALAVFSAVDAGSLLLMHYTNNIWVCYAGFVIFKSSYMLLITIAAFQVAVNLSVERYALVFGINTFIALVIQTVMTVAVVDNQGLGLPVSIQLRKWRQRENP encoded by the exons ATGAATTGTTGCCGGACATCACCAAGCAATTCCTGGGTTTTCCCCACAGTAAACCTCTGCTGCTTTGGATTTTTCTCAATGATGAAACCATCAGAACCGTTTGTGGTACCTTATTTAGCAGGACCAGATAAAAATATAAGCCTCGGTGTG ATCACAAATGAGATCTTCCCAATCTGGACATACTCTTACCTGGTGCTGCTGCTCCCCGTGTTCATCCTGACCGATTACGTCCGCTACAAGCCAGTCATCATCCTGCAAGGAGTCAGCTTCATCATCACCTGGCTGTTTCTTGTATTTGGCCAAGGATTAAGAGCCATGCAGGTGCTAGAGTTCTTCTATGGAATGGTCTCTGCCACCGAGGTGGCGTACTATGCCTACATTTACAGCGTGGTCAGCCCCGAGCACTACCAGAAAGTGAGCGGCTACTGCAGGAGCATCACGCTGGTGGCCTACACAGCAGCCTCGGTGCTGGCCCAGCTCCTGGTGTCCCTGGCCAGCCTCTCGTACTTTTGCCTCAACATCATATCTTTGGCCTCCGTCTCTGTGGCctttcttttctcacttctcCTACCAATGCCTAAGAAGAGCATGTTTTTTCATGCAAAACCCAGCACAGGGGCTTCTCCAAAACCAGGAGGAAGAGATGCTTTCTTAGAGGAACCTCAAAAGGGTCACAAACCAGTCTGCCAAGAAACATTCACCTTCTCAAGGAATCTGGATGATGGTTCGTTAAGCACTCCAAAGCCGGAAAACGTAACTTTGAGGGTTTTTGTGCAGTGGTTCCAAGATCTGAAGGAGTGCTACTCCTCAGAGCAACTTTTTTACTGGTCCCTGTGGTGGGCCTTCTCCACAGCAGGTTTCAATCAGGTTTTGAACTATGTTCAAATCCTGTGGGATTACAAGGCACCGTCCCAGAGTTCTACAATCTATAATGGAGCAGTAGAAGCCCTTGCAACCTTTGGAG GGGCTCTGGCAGCCTTCACAGCAGGCTGTGTGAAAGTCAACTGGGATCTCCTGGGAGAGATGGCCCTGGCAGTGTTCTCAGCAGTGGATGCCGGTTCTCTACTTCTCATGCATTACACAAATAATATTTGGGTGTGCTATGCTGGTTTTGTGATATTCAAGTCAAGTTACATGCTTCTCATAACAATAGCAGC ATTTCAGGTTGCTGTTAATCTCAGTGTGGAACGCTATGCCCTGGTGTTCGGAATCAACACCTTCATTGCCCTGGTGATCCAGACTGTCATGACTGTAGCTGTGGTTGACAACCAGGGACTGGGACTTCCGGTCAGCATCCAG TTGAgaaaatggaggcagagagagaatccatgA